The Streptomyces cynarae genome contains a region encoding:
- a CDS encoding CGNR zinc finger domain-containing protein, producing the protein MLITHDTRCALDLVVDLVNTTPEGDEPDGLPDVAALDDFARRHAVSDLGVLSEFDLSAVRKIRGRFAAVFAATDARAAAGLINELVAAAGTTPRLTDHDGYDWHVHYFAPGASLADHIAADCGMALAFFVVAGEQERLRRCEAPDCRRAFVDLSRNRSRRYCDSRTCGNRLHVAAYRARRKEAAG; encoded by the coding sequence GTGCTGATCACCCATGACACCCGGTGCGCGCTCGACCTCGTGGTGGACCTCGTGAACACCACACCGGAGGGCGACGAGCCTGACGGGCTCCCGGATGTCGCCGCCCTCGACGACTTCGCGCGCAGACACGCGGTGAGCGATCTCGGCGTTCTGTCGGAGTTCGACCTGTCGGCGGTGCGCAAGATCCGCGGACGGTTCGCCGCGGTCTTCGCCGCGACGGACGCCCGGGCCGCGGCGGGCCTCATCAACGAACTGGTCGCGGCGGCGGGCACCACGCCCCGGCTCACCGACCACGACGGCTACGACTGGCATGTGCACTACTTCGCCCCCGGCGCCTCCCTGGCCGATCACATCGCCGCGGACTGCGGGATGGCGCTGGCGTTCTTCGTGGTGGCCGGGGAGCAGGAGCGGCTGCGCCGCTGCGAGGCGCCCGACTGCCGACGCGCCTTCGTGGACCTCTCCCGCAACCGCTCACGGCGCTACTGCGACAGCCGCACCTGCGGCAACCGCCTCCACGTGGCCGCCTACCGGGCGCGCCGCAAGGAGGCGGCCGGCTGA
- a CDS encoding DsbA family protein codes for MSDSSPARAAAPALDVWCELQCPDCRTALDDLRALRDRYGDRLELRLRHFPLEKHRHAFAAAQAAEEALAQGQGWPYVEAVLGRVEELDREGEAFLIEVARELGLDAEEFDTALIDGRHILIVDADQAEGKAIGVTGTPTYVIDGERLDGGKSQEGLRERIEEIADRLLAGQGD; via the coding sequence ATGAGTGACTCCTCCCCAGCCCGCGCAGCCGCCCCCGCCCTGGACGTCTGGTGCGAACTCCAGTGCCCCGACTGCCGTACCGCCCTCGACGATCTGCGCGCGCTGCGCGACCGCTACGGCGACCGGCTGGAGCTGCGGCTGCGGCACTTCCCGCTGGAGAAGCACCGGCACGCCTTCGCCGCGGCGCAGGCCGCCGAGGAGGCGCTGGCGCAGGGGCAGGGCTGGCCGTACGTGGAGGCCGTGCTCGGCCGGGTCGAGGAGCTGGACCGCGAGGGAGAGGCGTTCCTCATCGAGGTGGCCCGCGAACTTGGGCTGGACGCCGAGGAGTTCGACACGGCTCTGATCGACGGCCGGCACATCCTGATCGTCGACGCCGACCAGGCCGAGGGCAAGGCGATCGGCGTGACCGGCACTCCGACCTATGTGATCGACGGTGAGCGCCTCGACGGCGGCAAGAGCCAGGAGGGGCTGCGCGAGCGGATCGAGGAGATCGCGGACCGGCTGCTGGCCGGGCAGGGGGACTGA
- a CDS encoding GNAT family N-acetyltransferase, protein MTTTLRPTEPLQHHTDGTRSRRYQVCVNSRPVGVIHLGTSPSLGESVARIIDLSIEESDRRRGRGTVAALAAEEVARGWGCRQIEARVPADARAAVRLTETLGYVLRNRGMEKRLGDTPPPLREGSRARPMTEAEFTAWQEYQQEHYARTWIERGVPEAVAHAKARRDHEQLLPQGLRTEGMTFSVLEHEGTRVGTLWLAVREDDAFVFDVEADAAHRGRGHGRALMLLAEAQALTAGRQVLGLNVFASNTPAERLYESLGYRTTEYALYKPLL, encoded by the coding sequence ATGACCACGACCCTGCGGCCGACCGAGCCGCTTCAGCATCACACCGACGGGACGCGTTCACGTCGCTACCAGGTGTGCGTGAACAGCCGTCCCGTCGGGGTGATACACCTCGGCACCTCGCCGTCCCTGGGCGAGTCGGTGGCCCGCATCATCGACCTGAGCATCGAGGAGTCCGACCGCCGGCGCGGCCGGGGCACCGTGGCCGCGCTCGCCGCGGAGGAGGTGGCGCGGGGCTGGGGCTGCCGGCAGATCGAGGCCCGGGTCCCCGCCGATGCGCGGGCCGCAGTGCGGCTCACCGAGACGCTCGGTTATGTCCTGCGCAACCGCGGCATGGAGAAGCGGCTCGGTGACACCCCGCCCCCGCTGCGCGAGGGCAGCCGCGCACGCCCCATGACCGAGGCGGAGTTCACGGCCTGGCAGGAGTACCAACAGGAGCACTACGCGCGCACGTGGATCGAGCGCGGCGTGCCCGAGGCCGTGGCGCACGCCAAGGCGCGACGCGACCACGAGCAGCTCCTGCCGCAGGGCCTGCGCACCGAGGGCATGACGTTCAGCGTGCTGGAGCACGAGGGCACACGCGTGGGCACCCTGTGGCTGGCGGTGCGCGAGGACGATGCGTTCGTCTTCGACGTGGAGGCCGACGCGGCCCACCGCGGGAGGGGACACGGCCGCGCCCTCATGCTCCTGGCGGAGGCCCAGGCGCTCACTGCCGGTCGGCAGGTCCTCGGACTGAACGTGTTCGCGAGCAACACCCCGGCCGAGCGCCTCTACGAGTCACTCGGCTACCGGACGACGGAGTACGCCTTGTACAAGCCCCTGCTGTAG
- a CDS encoding aminotransferase class IV: MKLWLDGGLQDIESARVSVFDHGLTVGDGVFETVKAVEGRAFALTRHLDRLTRSARGLGLPDPDLDEVRRACAAVLQANPMPLGRLRITYTGGHGPLGSDRGDQGPTLVVALGATTRRPDSTAVITVPWTRNEHGALTGLKTTSYAENVVALARATGQGATEALFGNTAGRLCEGTGSNVFVVLDGEIHTPPLASGCLAGITRALTVEWTGAKESDLPLDVLEHADEIFLTSTLRDVQAVHRVDGRELAGAPGPVTAKAMRIFDERSGNDLDP, encoded by the coding sequence GTGAAGCTCTGGCTCGACGGCGGGCTGCAGGACATCGAGTCCGCCCGCGTCTCCGTCTTCGACCACGGACTGACCGTCGGCGACGGCGTCTTCGAGACCGTCAAGGCCGTCGAGGGCCGGGCGTTCGCACTCACCCGCCATCTCGACCGGCTCACCCGCTCCGCCCGCGGACTCGGCCTTCCGGACCCGGACCTGGACGAGGTGCGCCGCGCCTGCGCCGCCGTCCTCCAGGCCAACCCGATGCCGCTCGGGCGCCTGCGCATCACGTACACCGGCGGCCACGGCCCGCTCGGCTCCGACCGCGGTGACCAGGGCCCCACCCTCGTCGTGGCCCTCGGCGCGACCACCCGGCGTCCCGACTCCACGGCCGTCATCACGGTTCCGTGGACCCGTAACGAGCACGGTGCGCTGACCGGCCTGAAGACCACCTCGTACGCCGAGAACGTCGTCGCACTCGCCCGGGCGACCGGGCAGGGCGCGACCGAGGCCCTGTTCGGCAACACGGCCGGCCGGCTCTGCGAGGGCACGGGGTCGAACGTCTTCGTCGTTCTCGACGGCGAGATCCACACCCCTCCGCTCGCCTCCGGCTGTCTCGCGGGCATCACGCGCGCGCTCACCGTGGAGTGGACCGGCGCCAAGGAGAGCGATCTGCCGTTGGACGTCCTCGAGCACGCGGACGAGATCTTCCTCACCTCCACGCTGCGGGACGTGCAGGCCGTGCACCGGGTCGACGGCCGGGAACTCGCGGGCGCGCCGGGTCCGGTGACCGCCAAGGCCATGCGGATCTTCGACGAGCGGTCCGGGAACGACCTGGATCCGTGA
- a CDS encoding chorismate-binding protein gives MPDLPPLARFGDRVATGLLDVTSDPAALDSTGFWAVCADYEGRLTCARFADVREEPVPAPVPGRWRGPEAGRWTSSLDRAAYTAGVRRIREHIATGEVYQVNLCRVLSAPLEPGADVDALAAVLARGNPAPYAGTIRLPEHGVEIATASPELFLRRAGRTVESGPIKGTARSEAELLKKDYAENVMIVDLVRNDLGRVCVTGSVAVPDLCAVEKHPGLVHLVSTVRGELRPDAGWPELLAAAFPAGSITGAPKSSALRIIDALEAAPRGPYCGGIGWVDADRGVGELAVGIRTFWIDRSADGAAVLRFGAGAGITWDSDPEGEWRETELKAARLLAVASGEYQELGPE, from the coding sequence GTGCCCGACCTGCCTCCTCTCGCCCGTTTCGGCGACCGCGTAGCCACCGGTCTCCTCGACGTCACCAGTGACCCGGCCGCCCTCGACTCCACCGGTTTCTGGGCGGTCTGCGCGGACTACGAGGGGCGTCTGACCTGCGCCCGCTTCGCGGACGTACGGGAAGAGCCGGTGCCCGCGCCCGTGCCCGGCCGATGGCGGGGCCCCGAGGCCGGTCGCTGGACGTCCTCCCTCGACCGCGCCGCGTACACGGCGGGCGTGCGCCGGATCCGTGAGCACATCGCCACCGGGGAGGTCTACCAGGTGAACCTCTGCCGTGTGCTGTCCGCGCCGCTCGAGCCCGGCGCCGACGTGGACGCCCTGGCCGCCGTGCTGGCCCGCGGCAATCCCGCCCCGTACGCAGGAACGATCCGCCTCCCGGAACACGGTGTGGAGATAGCCACCGCGTCCCCCGAGCTGTTCCTGCGCCGCGCCGGCCGCACCGTCGAGTCCGGCCCGATCAAGGGCACCGCCCGCAGCGAGGCGGAGCTGCTGAAGAAGGACTACGCCGAGAACGTGATGATCGTGGACCTGGTCCGCAACGACCTCGGCCGCGTCTGCGTCACCGGCAGCGTCGCCGTCCCCGACCTGTGCGCCGTCGAGAAGCACCCCGGTCTCGTCCACCTCGTCTCCACGGTCCGCGGCGAGCTGCGCCCGGACGCCGGCTGGCCGGAGCTGCTCGCCGCCGCCTTCCCGGCCGGCTCGATCACCGGCGCCCCCAAGTCGAGCGCGCTGCGGATCATCGACGCCCTGGAGGCCGCGCCCCGCGGCCCCTACTGCGGCGGCATCGGCTGGGTCGACGCCGACCGGGGCGTGGGCGAGCTGGCCGTCGGCATCCGCACCTTCTGGATCGACCGGAGTGCCGACGGCGCGGCCGTCCTGCGGTTCGGCGCCGGCGCCGGCATCACCTGGGACTCCGACCCGGAGGGCGAGTGGCGCGAGACCGAACTGAAGGCGGCCCGGCTGCTCGCGGTAGCGTCGGGGGAGTACCAGGAGCTGGGACCGGAATGA
- a CDS encoding TFIIB-type zinc ribbon-containing protein, translating into MQCPKCHAPMHTYNRNGVQIEQCSGCRGIFLDYGELEALTRLEAQWAQPAPPPPPAYPSAPAWGAPHGGHHEGHHGGHGHYGHHRHKSFGHMLFSS; encoded by the coding sequence ATGCAGTGTCCGAAGTGTCATGCGCCGATGCACACGTACAACCGCAACGGCGTTCAGATCGAGCAGTGCAGCGGCTGTCGCGGCATCTTCCTCGACTACGGGGAGCTGGAGGCGCTCACCCGCCTGGAGGCCCAGTGGGCACAGCCCGCCCCGCCGCCCCCGCCCGCCTATCCGTCCGCTCCCGCCTGGGGCGCCCCGCACGGCGGCCACCACGAGGGCCATCACGGGGGCCACGGTCACTACGGCCACCACCGCCACAAGAGCTTCGGTCACATGCTGTTCTCCAGCTGA
- a CDS encoding aminoglycoside phosphotransferase family protein has translation MTADVLSALTATARCAAHPRGGGCGHPDAVLAEREDGTVVRHGGTVAKAHAPDTDLGELSLRLGIAADLPEIFLTPLRSVPADLHGRPVTVWPYGTPVDPETPDAAPWEAAATLLAQLHQAPAPTGLPAMRGPVKAARAIQRLRAAGPHPAAATVLRAWAGLPGWARAEAPMSSARSLCHGDLHLGQLVRHPAETGPWLLIDVDDLGLGEPAWDLARPAAWYACGLLPPDEWARFLDAYRRAGGIAVPSTGDPWPALDVPARALTVQTAARAVAKSAAAGRALDDVEQAVVDASARMAPIPP, from the coding sequence GTGACCGCCGACGTACTGTCCGCCCTCACCGCCACAGCCCGGTGCGCGGCTCATCCTCGAGGGGGAGGCTGTGGGCATCCGGACGCCGTGCTGGCCGAGAGGGAGGACGGCACGGTCGTGCGGCACGGTGGCACGGTCGCCAAGGCGCATGCCCCGGACACGGACCTCGGGGAGCTCTCCCTCCGTCTCGGGATCGCCGCCGACCTCCCCGAGATCTTCCTGACGCCCCTCCGCTCCGTGCCTGCCGACCTCCACGGTCGCCCGGTGACCGTCTGGCCGTACGGCACCCCCGTGGACCCCGAGACTCCGGACGCCGCCCCGTGGGAGGCCGCCGCCACCCTTCTCGCCCAGCTGCACCAGGCCCCCGCCCCCACCGGCCTCCCGGCCATGCGCGGCCCCGTCAAGGCCGCCCGCGCCATCCAGCGCCTCCGGGCCGCCGGTCCCCACCCGGCCGCCGCAACCGTCCTCCGCGCCTGGGCCGGCCTGCCGGGGTGGGCCCGAGCCGAGGCGCCCATGTCCTCCGCGCGCTCTCTCTGCCACGGCGACCTCCACCTCGGCCAGCTCGTGCGCCACCCCGCGGAGACCGGCCCCTGGCTCCTCATCGACGTCGACGACCTGGGCCTCGGCGAACCGGCCTGGGACCTGGCCCGACCGGCCGCCTGGTACGCCTGCGGTCTGCTCCCGCCGGACGAGTGGGCCCGGTTCCTCGACGCGTACCGCAGGGCGGGCGGTATCGCGGTCCCCTCCACCGGCGACCCCTGGCCGGCCCTGGACGTTCCCGCCCGCGCCCTCACCGTGCAGACGGCCGCCCGGGCCGTCGCCAAGTCCGCCGCCGCAGGCCGCGCCTTGGACGATGTGGAACAGGCCGTGGTCGACGCCAGCGCCCGAATGGCCCCGATTCCTCCGTAG
- a CDS encoding TrmH family RNA methyltransferase gives MADLITVEDPDDPRLTDYTGLTDVELRRKREPAEGLFIAEGEKVIRRAKTAGYEMRSMLLSSKWVDVMRDVIDELPAPVYAVSPELAEQVTGYHVHRGALASMQRKPLPTADELLASARRVVIMESVNDHTNIGAIFRSAAALGMDAVLLSPDCADPLYRRSVKVSMGAVFSVPYARLDTWPRSLESVREAGFTLLALTPDEKAKTLDETAPHKMDRVALMLGAEGDGLSTQALVAADEWVRIPMAHGVDSLNVGAAAAVAFYAVATGRPRS, from the coding sequence GTGGCCGATCTCATCACCGTTGAGGATCCCGACGACCCGCGCCTCACCGACTACACGGGTCTGACCGACGTGGAGCTGCGCCGCAAGCGCGAACCCGCCGAGGGACTGTTCATCGCCGAGGGCGAGAAGGTCATCAGACGGGCCAAGACGGCCGGCTACGAGATGCGTTCCATGCTGCTGTCCTCGAAATGGGTCGACGTCATGCGGGACGTCATCGACGAGCTCCCTGCCCCGGTGTACGCGGTCAGCCCGGAACTGGCCGAGCAGGTCACCGGCTACCACGTGCACCGCGGCGCGCTCGCCTCCATGCAGCGCAAGCCACTGCCGACGGCGGACGAACTCCTCGCCTCCGCCCGTCGGGTCGTGATCATGGAATCGGTGAACGACCACACCAACATCGGCGCGATCTTCCGCTCGGCCGCCGCCCTCGGCATGGACGCGGTCCTGCTGTCGCCCGACTGCGCCGACCCGCTGTACCGGCGCAGCGTGAAGGTGTCCATGGGCGCGGTCTTCTCGGTGCCGTACGCCCGCCTCGACACCTGGCCGAGGAGCCTTGAGTCGGTCCGCGAGGCCGGCTTCACGCTTCTCGCGCTCACCCCCGACGAGAAGGCCAAGACCCTCGACGAGACGGCTCCCCACAAGATGGACCGGGTCGCGCTGATGCTCGGCGCGGAGGGCGACGGGCTCTCCACGCAGGCGCTGGTCGCCGCGGACGAATGGGTTCGCATCCCCATGGCCCACGGCGTCGACTCCCTGAACGTGGGCGCGGCGGCCGCGGTCGCCTTCTACGCGGTCGCCACCGGCCGCCCCCGGTCCTAG